A region of Fusarium keratoplasticum isolate Fu6.1 chromosome 6, whole genome shotgun sequence DNA encodes the following proteins:
- a CDS encoding Aminotransferase: MFPPPPASDIDWSSVDLSLKIPVKGHVEARYNASTGTWSVPVLETNPNISVSGISPALNYGQQCFEGMKAYRQTSGDIVIFRPEVHAARMAKSAAAVCLPPPPKDLFIECVRAAVAANAELVPPSSSNGALYIRPVLFGSSAQLALAPSEESILAVYVYPLLPYHGSAATDALILEDFDRTAPFGTGPFKVGGNYAPVWKHAAAAKEKGYGITLHVDSATRTKIDEFSTSGFLGFKSDGSEKTLVVPLAENAVQSVTSASLTRIAELQGWIIQRDDVPLHTLSSIQEVVAVGTVAVVVPIRSISRLSTSDKFTFPGTSNPDKIESQLLGLARTLSDIARGNRKDTEGWCWKVTEHGPDRSTPSRL; encoded by the exons ATGTTTCCGCCTCCACCAGCTTCTGATATCG ACTGGTCAAGCGTCGACCTCTCCCTTAAGATCCCAGTCAAGGGTCACGTCGAGGCTCGCTACAATGCCTCGACCGGCACCTGGAGTGTGCCCGTCCTCGAGACGAACCCGAACATCTCTGTAAGCGGCATATCCCCCGCCTTGAACTATGGGCAGCAATGCTTCGAGGGCATGAAGGCCTACCGACAGACGTCAGGCGACATTGTCATCTTCCGCCCCGAGGTCCACGCCGCACGCATGGCCAAGTCCGCTGCGGCCGTGTGCCTCCCACCGCCTCCCAAGGACCTGTTCATCGAGTGCGTCCGCGCGGCGGTGGCCGCCAACGCCGAGCTGGTCCCGCCCTCATCGTCCAACGGCGCGTTGTACATCCGCCCCGTGCTGTTCGGGTCTTCAGCGCAACTGGCGTTGGCACCGTCAGAGGAGTCCATCCTAGCAGTCTACGTCTACCCTCTTCTGCCCTACCACGGCTCGGCCGCCACCGACGCGCTGATCTTGGAGGATTTTGACCGCACGGCGCCTTTCGGAACTGGGCCATTCAAGGTCGGCGGGAACTACGCGCCCGTGTGGAAGCACGCTGCggccgccaaggagaagggctaCGGGATCACGCTGCACGTGGACAGCGCCACCCGGACCAAGATTGACGAGTTCTCCACGAgcggcttcttgggcttcaagTCTGATGGCTCCGAGAAGACTCTTGTCGTCCCGCTTGCTGAGAATGCAGTGCAGAGTGTCACGAGCGCATCGTTGACCAGGATAGCAGAGCTGCAGGGCTGGATTATCCAGCGTGATGAT GTCCCATTACATACGCTTTCTTCCATCCAAGAGGTGGTCGCGGTTGGTACGGTGGCAGTTGTTGTTCCCATTCGAAGCATCTCTCGCTTGTCCACGAGCGACAAGTTCACGTTCCCCGGTACTTCGAACCCGGACAAGATCGAAAGCCAGCTGCTGGGACTGGCTCGTACACTGTCAGACATAGCACGAGGCAACCGGAAGGACACTGAAGGATGGTGCTGGAAGGTCACGGAGCATGGCCCGGACAGAAGCACTCCCAGCCGTCTGTAG
- a CDS encoding Cytochrome P450, which yields MLQYSFANALDVHRLLEWAKLLGATVSGSILSLIIYTLIYHAFFHPLAKYPGPVLAKFTNLYSAYHAWKGDIHTDILRCHEKYGVWVRYAPNRVLINTVGGLRDVYGHGAPVTKGHSYKVLSARAPNTLTMQDKVQHSRRRRVLSQAFSESSLRKFEPVMQARIDRFLRVVRGADLQAGQWSEPSNMAHRFTHLAFDTMTALTFDIDYRTIEDGEYRFVMDTIEKSNVRLAALWQMPNLTFGGLDRKLLPESDKAAKRFVLFLRSLMKIRLGEDKADNNDIFSFLQQCKDSDTGQHLTLKELSTETATFVVAGVDTSSTTMAAMAHYLSCTEKAYRQAVGEVRAAFDSVEEIQLGKKLNSCVFLRACMDEALRLSPPGGGPPWRVIDNDKGMMINGQFVPPGCEVGSGIYAMQRSPANWEHPHRFMPERWADEVEGRRPYFPFNIGPRSCVGKPLAIAQIMLTFARLLFEFDFERAEEATRSKANLDMLDSQTIPYVLRDHVTGQKDGPMLRFRPRF from the exons ATGTTGCAGTATTCATTTGCAAACGCTTTGGATGTGCATAGACTCCTTGAATGGGCAAAGCTTCTGGGTGCGACGGTATCTGGAAGCATTCTATCTTTG ATTATCTACACACTGATTTATCATGCCTTCTTCCACCCTCTGGCCAAATACCCAGGCCCCGTCCTCGCAAAGTTCACCAACCTGTACAGTGCCTACCATGCCTGGAAAGGTGATATACACACAGACATATTGAGATGTCACGAGAAGTATG GGGTATGGGTGCGCTATGCACCGAACCGCGTCTTGATCAACACCGTGGGCGGTCTTCGAG ATGTCTATGGCCACGGCGCACCTGTGACCAAAGGCCACTCCTACAAGGTCCTGTCGGCTAGGGCGCCCAACACCCTGACTATGCAAGACAAGGTCCAACACTCTCGTCGCAGACGGGTTCTCAGTCAGGCGTTCTCCGAGAGCAGCTTGCGAAAATTCGAGCCAGTCATGCAGGCCCGGATTGATAGGTTTCTACGGGTTGTACGTGGTGCCGACCTGCAGGCAGGGCAATGGTCAGAGCCTTCGAATATGGCCCATCGAT TCACACATTTGGCATTCGACACGATGACTGCCCTCACATTCGACATCGACTACCGCACGATAGAAGACGGAGAGTACCGCTTCGTGATGGACACAATCGAGAAGTCAAATGTCCGGCTCGCCGCGCTGTGGCAAATGCCCAACCTGACCTTCGGGGGCCTGGATCGCAAGCTACTACCAGAGTCAGacaaggcagccaagagaTTTGTGCTGTTTCTCCGATCACTGATGAAGATCCGGCTAGGGGAGGACAAGGCGGACAACAACGACATTTTTTCGTTCCTGCAACAGTGCAAAGACTCAGACACGGGGCAGCATCTGACGCTGAAGGAGCTGAGCACGGAGACGGCAACATTCGTCGTGGCTG GTGTTGATACctcatcgacgacgatggctgCGATGGCCCACTACCTTTCATGCACGGAAAAGGCCTACCGTCAAGCAGTGGGAGAGGTCCGCGCAGCGTTTGACTCGGTCGAGGAAATCCAACTCGGGAAGAAGCTCAACTCGTGCGTGTTCCTACGAGCCTGCATGGATGAAGCGTTACGCTTGTCCCCGCCGGGAGGAGGTCCGCCGTGGCGTGTcatcgacaacgacaagggCATGATGATCAATGGGCAGTTCGTGCCGCCCGGATGCGAGGTCGGCTCGGGGATCTACGCAATGCAGCGCAGTCCCGCGAACTGGGAACACCCCCATCGGTTCATGCCTGAGCGGTGGGCCGACGAGGTGGAGGGCCGGCGTCCGTATTTCCCCTTCAATATCGGTCCTAGAAGCTGCGTTGGGAAACCGCTAGCAATTGCGCAAATCATGCTGACGTTCGCTCGCCTGCTGTTTGAGTTCGACTTCGAGAGGGCAGAAGAGGCAACGAGGAGTAAAGCGAATCTCGACATGTTGGACTCGCAAACGATCCCGTATGTTCTGAGAGACCATGTGACGGGGCAGAAAGATGGACCGATGCTGCGATTCCGCCCGAGATTCTGA